The genomic segment TTTTGCATTATTAAAAAGGATATCCAAGGAGAATATTACTAACATAATTGTTATGTTTACAAACAAAttgataatattattaaaaacaaaatgttgtataaCTAGAAAAATGTCACTACTTCTGCTGACTAATGATGCTCTACTAAGCATTATATTAATGATCATAACATTATAATGAGACTCTGAGGAACACATAGGAAACATTGGCATCATATGCCAAGTGAGTTACATGCTTTACCTTACTTAATTCTCACAAGAACATGAACAGGTAGATCCTATCATCTTCATTCTATAGAGGGTGAAAGTAAAGTTCAAAAAGGCTAACTTTCCAAAAATGACCCATCTCTCATGAGTTAGAACTCACTGTTGAACTAATACTGAACTCAGGTCCTTCTGATTCAAGAACCAATTGGCTAATCCACTTTACTATCTGCCTCTCCACCTTCTCTAATAGTTAAATAACTTAATCATATGCTCCTCTAAAACCTTTGTGTTTCCTGATGTCTTCTTCATTGTAGGTTAAGACCAGCAGTGATGCTGCTGTGGAAAGACATGCCCATGGAAATGGGGAATGTTACAAATGTCCAAGAATCCACCTTGGAGGGGTTTCCTACCATCCAGCACCTGGGAAAGGTCCTCTTCCTGGTGCACCTGCTGGCATACCTGGCATCAATTGTAAGCAATGCTGTCATAGTCACCATCACCTCTGCTGACTCCCGGCTCCACACACCTATGTACTTTTTCCTCAGCATTTTCTCCGTCTTGGAGTGTGGTATCATAAGTGCTGTTATTCCTAAGTTGCTGGTCATCTTTCTCTTAGGCAAGCAAACCATTTCCATTCCTGCCTGTTTCATACAAGCATTTGTCACTGTATTTTTGGGATCGGCAGTTTTCTTCCTCATAGCAGTGATGTCTCTGGATCGGTatctggccatttgcaagccTCTGCATTACCCGACCATCATGAACCTGAAGACTTGCTTCCTCCTGGTCACTGCCTGCTTCGCTTTGGCCTTCCCTCTCATCACTGGTCTGGTAGTAAAGGTTTCCCAGTTACCCTTCTGTGGCCCCCATGCCATCCCCCACTTCTTCTGTGACCTTGGCCCCCTGATTCTTCTCTCCTGTTCTGACTTCAGGTCTGTTGATATGTTGGCCTTTGTCCTCACTTCCTTTATCCTTTTGACATCCCTTATCATAACCATCATTGCCTACAGCAACATAATAGTCACAATCATGCGACTCCCATCAGCAAAGGAGGAACAGAAAGCT from the Halichoerus grypus chromosome 7, mHalGry1.hap1.1, whole genome shotgun sequence genome contains:
- the LOC118549508 gene encoding olfactory receptor 6C74-like; translated protein: MLLWKDMPMEMGNVTNVQESTLEGFPTIQHLGKVLFLVHLLAYLASIVSNAVIVTITSADSRLHTPMYFFLSIFSVLECGIISAVIPKLLVIFLLGKQTISIPACFIQAFVTVFLGSAVFFLIAVMSLDRYLAICKPLHYPTIMNLKTCFLLVTACFALAFPLITGLVVKVSQLPFCGPHAIPHFFCDLGPLILLSCSDFRSVDMLAFVLTSFILLTSLIITIIAYSNIIVTIMRLPSAKEEQKAFSTCSSHLIVLSLMYGSCVFIYVKPKQRNRLVSNREAALVNTVVTPLLNPVIYTLRNKQVHRALRETMCRMKISR